One Erpetoichthys calabaricus chromosome 8, fErpCal1.3, whole genome shotgun sequence DNA segment encodes these proteins:
- the akr7a3 gene encoding aflatoxin B1 aldehyde reductase member 3, translating to MQCVIRRSSRVLLPSHFFVFRAMSSSGAMRSTVPRTVLGTMAFGGRADASTSNIMLRAFLERGYDTIDTAFMYNDGQSEAILGSMGLEATVKIDTKANPWNGKTLKPASVRAQLESSLKSLQRPQANVFYLHAPDHENPIEDTLHACQELYKEGKFKELGLSNYAAWEVAEICSICRHNGWVLPTVYQGMYNATTRQVETELLPCLRYFKMRFYAYNPLAGGLLTGKYKFEDKDELQPMGRFFGNDWASVYRSRYWKPHHFQALDLVKNALEAAYGPDQTSMTCASLRWMYHHSQLRSEHGDAVILGMSTMEQLQENLKATEEGPLEAGVVEAFDKAWALVAHDCPNYFR from the exons ATGCAGTGCGTCATTAGGCGCTCTTCTCGAGTTTTATTACCGTCGCATTTTTTCGTTTTCCGTGCCATGTCATCTTCAGGAGCGATGCGGTCTACCGTACCTAGGACGGTACTCGGCACCATGGCTTTTGGTGGACGCGCAGACGCGAGTACGAGCAACATTATGCTCCGCGCTTTCTTGGAGCGCGGGTACGATACGATAGATACGGCGTTTATGTATAACGATGGTCAATCCGAGGCCATATTGGGGTCCATGGGCCTGGAAGCCACAG tgAAAATTGACACAAAGGCAAACCCTTGGAATGGGAAGACCTTAAAGCCAGCAAGCGTTCGGGCACAGTTGGAGTCCTCGCTTAAAAGCCTGCAACGACCACAagcaaatgtattttatcttcACGCTCCAGACCATGAAAATCCAATTGAGGACACACTGCATGCCTGCCAGGAACTTTACAAAGAG GGAAAATTTAAGGAGCTAGGTTTGTCAAACTACGCAGCCTGGGAAGTGGCAGAGATTTGCAGCATTTGTAGGCATAATGGCTGGGTTCTGCCCACTGTGTACCAG GGGATGTATAATGCAACCACTCGTCAGGTTGAGACTGAATTGCTACCATGTCTGCGATATTTCAAGATGAGGTTTTATGCCTATAACCCTCTTGCAG GTGGGTTGCTCACTGGTAAATACAAGTTTGAGGACAAGGATGAGTTACAGCCTATGGGACGCTTTTTTGGAAATGACTGGGCATCAGTGTACCGTTCCAG GTACTGGAAACCACATCACTTTCAAGCATTAGACCTGGTAAAGAATGCTCTGGAAGCTGCGTATGGCCCTGACCAGACCAGCATGACTTGTGCCTCACTGAGATGGATGTATCACCACTCTCAGTTGCGG TCAGAACACGGAGATGCTGTCATCCTTGGCATGTCTACCATGGAACAGCTGCAGGAGAACCTTAAAGCCACAGAGGAAGGACCCTTAGAGGCAGGAGTGGTGGAGGCATTTGACAAGGCCTGGGCTCTTGTAGCACACGATTGTCCAAACTACTTCCGCTGA